In Shewanella glacialimarina, the genomic stretch AGCTGACACATAGCATCAATCGCAATATGATTATGTTCGGGTTTAAGCTTTTTTTGTTTTTGAGCAGTTGTCAGTACACCAATACCAATAGGTTTGGTCAGATACAATTTGTCACCCGTCTTAGCAGTGCTGTTTTGCTTTAAATCATTCAATTTTACCTGGCCTGTCACGGCTAAACCAAAAATAGGTTCTGGTGCATCAATACTGTGCCCTCCCGCTAACATAATACCGGCATCTTTACAGGCCTGACGTCCGCCATCTATGACTTGTTGAGCCACTTCTGCAGGCAGTTTATTTACCGGCCAGCCTAAAATGGCTATCGCCATTATTGGGGTTCCGCCCATGGCATAAATATCACTTATTGCATTCGTCGCTGCAATACGACCAAAGGTAAAAGGGTCGTCGACTATGGGCATAAAGAAGTCAGTAGTACTAATAATCCCAATATCATCATTGAGTTTGTATACCGCAGCATCATCACGCGTGTCATTACCGACCAGGATATTAGGGTCAGTGAATAGCGGCAATTGTGATGACAATATGGTGCTGAGTACTTGAGGTGAAATTTTACAGCCGCACCCGGCTCCGTGGCTGTATTCGGTTAAGCGAATGTCTTGATAATTGGACTTCATAATGAATAACTTAATCTAAGGAAGTGAAGGTCTGTTATAGATTCATTGTGAAA encodes the following:
- the selD gene encoding selenide, water dikinase SelD, with the translated sequence MKSNYQDIRLTEYSHGAGCGCKISPQVLSTILSSQLPLFTDPNILVGNDTRDDAAVYKLNDDIGIISTTDFFMPIVDDPFTFGRIAATNAISDIYAMGGTPIMAIAILGWPVNKLPAEVAQQVIDGGRQACKDAGIMLAGGHSIDAPEPIFGLAVTGQVKLNDLKQNSTAKTGDKLYLTKPIGIGVLTTAQKQKKLKPEHNHIAIDAMCQLNNVGQDIAKIKGVNALTDVTGFGLAGHLIELCQGANLTATLNFDAIPRLAEVDNYIAQGCIPGGTSRNYQSYAPHLPSLTDYQQAILCDPQTSGGLLIAVNESAQAELHKILAEHQIALHCIGTLSSNVLNTPEQLVALLNE